From one Peptostreptococcaceae bacterium genomic stretch:
- a CDS encoding DEAD/DEAH box helicase yields the protein MQTINFKELKISENIMKAVDDMGFEEATPIQTQAIPYLMDGLDIIGQAQTGTGKTAAFGIPLLEKISPNKKALQAMVICPTRELAIQVSDEIKKLSKYMKQVNVLPVYGGQPISRQMHALRKGVQVVVGTPGRVMDHMRRGTLDVTHINMIVLDEADEMLNMGFREDIETILKDTPADRQTAMFSATLPKPILQIAKKYLKDFKTIRVAHKELTVPKIRQSYIEVKQRNKFELLTRLIDINNPNLALVFCNTKRRVDEIVQELQGRGYFADGLHGDLKQTQRDRVMNNFRKGVIEILVATDVAARGIDVEDIEIVFNYDVPQDEEYYVHRIGRTGRAGKEGQSITFAFGKEVYKLKSIERYAKTKIKREQMPSITDVAEARFNGLAQQVGNIVENENLRKETHMIEKLLEEDYSTLDVAAALLKMVMGESKQEIKQESRQESRRTGSSVKENGSEPGMARLFINIGKKQGVRPGDVVGAIAGETGMPGDLIGSIDIFDKYTFVEVPVKYADNVLRIMSRNTIKGQPIQIEAASEK from the coding sequence CAAGCGATTCCATACCTTATGGATGGATTGGATATAATCGGGCAGGCCCAAACGGGAACCGGTAAAACTGCTGCCTTCGGGATACCCTTGCTAGAAAAGATTTCACCAAACAAAAAAGCGCTTCAAGCCATGGTTATTTGCCCAACGCGGGAACTTGCTATACAGGTGTCGGATGAAATAAAAAAACTGTCCAAATACATGAAGCAAGTAAACGTTTTACCTGTTTATGGAGGACAACCTATCAGCAGGCAGATGCATGCTCTTAGAAAAGGTGTTCAGGTTGTAGTGGGAACGCCGGGGAGAGTTATGGACCATATGAGAAGAGGCACGCTTGATGTGACTCATATAAACATGATTGTTCTTGACGAAGCAGATGAAATGCTGAACATGGGTTTCAGGGAAGACATAGAAACCATTCTGAAGGATACGCCTGCAGATAGGCAGACTGCAATGTTTTCAGCCACGCTCCCGAAACCTATTTTACAGATAGCTAAAAAATATCTTAAAGATTTTAAAACAATCAGAGTTGCGCATAAGGAATTGACTGTTCCTAAAATAAGACAATCTTATATTGAAGTAAAACAAAGAAACAAATTTGAGTTGCTAACAAGACTCATAGATATCAACAATCCTAATCTGGCGCTAGTCTTTTGTAACACAAAGAGACGTGTGGACGAGATTGTTCAAGAACTTCAAGGAAGAGGATATTTTGCCGACGGTCTGCATGGCGATTTGAAGCAAACTCAAAGAGACAGAGTTATGAATAATTTCCGAAAGGGTGTCATTGAGATTCTCGTTGCCACAGATGTTGCGGCAAGAGGAATCGATGTTGAAGATATTGAAATCGTGTTTAACTATGACGTTCCTCAGGACGAGGAATATTATGTCCACAGAATTGGAAGAACCGGAAGAGCCGGAAAAGAAGGTCAATCCATTACCTTCGCGTTCGGCAAAGAGGTTTACAAGTTAAAGAGCATTGAGCGTTACGCAAAGACAAAGATTAAAAGAGAGCAGATGCCTTCTATTACCGATGTTGCCGAGGCGCGTTTCAATGGTTTGGCGCAGCAGGTAGGCAATATTGTAGAAAATGAAAACCTCCGCAAGGAAACCCATATGATCGAGAAGCTACTTGAAGAGGATTACTCTACATTGGATGTTGCAGCAGCTTTGCTCAAGATGGTTATGGGTGAAAGCAAGCAAGAAATCAAGCAGGAAAGTAGGCAAGAAAGCAGAAGGACCGGCTCTTCTGTAAAGGAAAATGGTTCTGAACCTGGAATGGCCAGACTGTTTATTAACATAGGCAAAAAGCAGGGCGTTCGTCCTGGAGATGTTGTCGGAGCAATTGCGGGTGAGACTGGAATGCCGGGAGATCTTATAGGATCGATAGATATTTTCGACAAGTACACGTTTGTTGAAGTGCCTGTTAAGTATGCGGACAATGTACTTCGCATCATGAGCAGAAACACTATAAAGGGTCAGCCTATACAAATTGAAGCTGCAAGTGAAAAATAA
- a CDS encoding GIY-YIG nuclease family protein, which produces MAFVYILECSDGSLYTGWTSDLKKRVARHNEGKAAKYTRSKRPVILKYFETCEDKSSALRREAEIKKMKRSQKLALLEAFRKRG; this is translated from the coding sequence ATGGCCTTCGTGTACATATTGGAATGTTCGGATGGAAGCCTTTACACAGGGTGGACTTCAGATTTGAAAAAAAGAGTGGCAAGGCACAATGAGGGAAAGGCTGCAAAATATACTCGTTCAAAACGGCCTGTCATACTGAAATATTTTGAAACTTGCGAAGATAAATCAAGTGCGCTAAGAAGAGAAGCGGAAATCAAAAAAATGAAGCGTTCCCAAAAACTTGCATTGCTCGAAGCGTTTCGAAAGAGAGGATGA
- a CDS encoding glutamate-5-semialdehyde dehydrogenase, translated as MNMKQKGLAAKQASLELAALDGKTKNNILLSVAKALNEKKKSIIEANEMDLKRSEEEGLPGPILKRLKFQEDKIEGVVDGIRSLVELDDPVGKTTYAMELDEGLELFRVTCPIGVVGVIFESRPDALVQISSLCLKSGNSVLLKGGSEAMETNRKLYEVIRDASTGSGAPEGWIQLMETREDVAEMLKMDDEIDLILPRGSNAFVKYIMNNSNIPVLGHSDGICHTYIHEDADVEKSLRVLYDAKTQYVAACNATETILVHEAAAQTFLPEIEKMFKGEVEIFGCEKTREFINAEPADENTWKMEYLDYKVSIKVVSGIDEAIKHINTYGSSHTECILTEDKTAAKKFMALVDAASTYWNCSTRFADGFRYGFGAEVGISTSKIHARGPVGLDGLMIYKYKMLGNGHIVEDYASKKKAFTHRKIEKSFE; from the coding sequence ATGAACATGAAGCAGAAGGGCTTGGCCGCAAAACAGGCATCTCTTGAATTGGCCGCATTGGACGGAAAAACAAAAAACAATATTTTGCTTTCGGTTGCAAAAGCCTTGAATGAGAAGAAGAAATCTATCATAGAAGCAAATGAGATGGATTTAAAAAGAAGCGAAGAAGAAGGCTTGCCAGGACCGATACTAAAACGCCTAAAATTCCAAGAAGACAAGATTGAGGGAGTAGTGGATGGAATAAGGAGCCTTGTAGAGCTGGATGACCCTGTAGGAAAGACAACCTATGCCATGGAATTGGATGAAGGGCTTGAGCTGTTTAGGGTTACATGCCCAATTGGAGTAGTAGGGGTGATATTCGAGTCGAGACCGGATGCCCTTGTTCAAATTTCATCATTGTGTCTGAAAAGCGGGAATTCCGTTCTTTTAAAGGGTGGCAGTGAAGCCATGGAAACCAACAGAAAGCTGTATGAGGTAATACGAGATGCATCGACCGGCAGCGGAGCGCCGGAAGGATGGATACAGCTGATGGAGACGAGGGAAGATGTTGCCGAGATGCTTAAAATGGATGATGAAATAGATTTGATACTTCCTAGAGGGTCAAATGCATTTGTGAAATATATCATGAACAATTCCAATATACCTGTGCTTGGACATTCGGATGGAATTTGTCATACTTACATTCATGAGGATGCAGATGTTGAAAAGTCTCTAAGGGTTCTTTACGATGCAAAAACACAATATGTGGCGGCCTGCAATGCGACCGAAACAATTCTTGTGCATGAGGCGGCAGCTCAAACTTTTTTGCCTGAAATAGAAAAAATGTTCAAAGGGGAAGTCGAGATTTTTGGGTGCGAAAAAACGCGCGAATTCATTAATGCTGAGCCGGCTGATGAAAACACTTGGAAAATGGAATATCTTGATTACAAGGTTTCTATAAAAGTAGTAAGTGGCATTGATGAAGCGATAAAACATATAAATACCTATGGATCAAGCCATACGGAATGCATTTTGACGGAGGATAAAACTGCGGCAAAAAAATTCATGGCTCTTGTAGATGCGGCAAGCACCTACTGGAATTGCTCCACGCGTTTTGCGGACGGATTTAGATACGGTTTTGGCGCTGAAGTCGGCATAAGCACAAGCAAGATTCATGCAAGAGGACCGGTTGGACTAGACGGACTCATGATTTACAAATATAAAATGCTTGGCAATGGACATATAGTAGAGGATTACGCGAGCAAGAAAAAGGCCTTTACACATAGAAAAATCGAAAAATCATTCGAATAA
- a CDS encoding MATE family efflux transporter, with translation MKETIATVKQNYKKIVWMAFPIAMQNLITTSLNLIDTLMIGRLGAEKIAAIGIANQYFFILILLLFGVNSGISIFISQFWGSQETGKIKKTLGLGIFSGVLVAVIFAFGGIFFAKPIIMIFTKDQGVVSEGAAYMKIVSFSLVMMAVTLSYSISSRSIGKPRLPLTISALALAMNTVLNLFLIFGIGPFPAWGVKGAAIATLISRAFEMVFMVLMVNKKGIVISASIKELMDFDFDYVKTVYHRIWPVVVNEGIWAVGMSLYAVAYGRMGTEEFAAVRIAETVSNIFFIAAVGIGNAGAVITGNLIGEKSAEVRIYAKRMMKLAVASGFILGAIMIFSAKFVSMQFIVSEEVRRMAKYILWINGVLMPIKFLNNVYIIGLFRGGGDTKYSLLIELGSIYLIGVPLAFAGALYWGLPLYVVVLLVNLEEIGKTILGYSRIRTDKWINDLTKI, from the coding sequence GTGAAAGAGACAATAGCGACAGTAAAACAGAATTATAAAAAAATAGTTTGGATGGCTTTTCCTATTGCCATGCAGAATTTAATAACTACTTCGCTGAATTTGATAGACACATTGATGATTGGCCGATTGGGAGCAGAAAAGATAGCGGCCATCGGCATAGCGAATCAGTACTTCTTTATTTTGATTTTGCTTTTATTTGGCGTAAATAGCGGCATATCAATATTCATAAGTCAATTCTGGGGAAGCCAGGAAACAGGCAAAATCAAAAAGACTCTAGGCCTTGGAATTTTTTCGGGGGTTCTAGTAGCCGTGATATTTGCTTTTGGTGGGATATTTTTTGCAAAACCCATAATTATGATTTTCACAAAGGATCAGGGTGTTGTGAGTGAGGGCGCAGCCTACATGAAAATCGTTTCTTTTTCGCTTGTAATGATGGCTGTAACGCTTAGTTATTCCATATCCTCAAGAAGCATTGGGAAACCAAGGCTTCCGTTGACTATAAGCGCATTGGCCCTTGCTATGAATACTGTTCTTAATCTATTTTTGATTTTCGGAATAGGGCCTTTTCCCGCTTGGGGGGTTAAAGGGGCCGCAATTGCTACGCTTATTTCCAGGGCTTTTGAAATGGTTTTTATGGTTCTAATGGTTAATAAAAAGGGCATAGTTATTTCGGCATCGATTAAGGAACTTATGGATTTCGATTTTGACTATGTCAAGACTGTTTATCATAGAATATGGCCTGTGGTCGTTAATGAAGGCATATGGGCTGTTGGAATGAGTTTGTATGCAGTAGCCTATGGAAGAATGGGTACCGAGGAGTTTGCGGCTGTCCGCATTGCTGAAACCGTATCAAATATATTCTTTATCGCAGCCGTAGGAATTGGGAATGCGGGTGCTGTGATAACTGGCAATCTAATTGGGGAGAAGAGCGCCGAAGTAAGAATTTATGCTAAGAGAATGATGAAACTTGCTGTTGCGAGCGGGTTTATTCTTGGAGCCATCATGATTTTTTCGGCAAAGTTTGTGTCGATGCAATTTATAGTAAGCGAAGAAGTACGCCGGATGGCAAAATATATTTTGTGGATTAATGGAGTGTTGATGCCAATAAAATTTTTGAACAACGTGTATATAATAGGATTATTTAGGGGCGGAGGGGATACAAAATATTCGCTCTTAATAGAATTGGGGAGTATTTATTTAATTGGGGTTCCATTAGCATTTGCAGGAGCCCTTTACTGGGGACTTCCCCTGTACGTAGTAGTGTTGTTGGTGAATCTGGAGGAAATAGGAAAGACTATTTTAGGATATTCACGCATAAGAACAGATAAATGGATTAATGATTTGACAAAAATATAA
- the rlmN gene encoding 23S rRNA (adenine(2503)-C(2))-methyltransferase RlmN, with amino-acid sequence MFPDEIKNKIKEIGQPGFRSDQIFNWVSKGVDSFEEMVNMPKSLRNRMEDVFSLTRNEIIAKQVSSDGTVKYAMKLVDGRIIESVLMKYHHGYSICISTQVGCRMNCSFCASTIGGLERNLTAGEMLGQVLSAQHDQGIRVSNIVLMGSGEPFDNYDNVIRFIRLAHEEKGLGISYRSITVSTSGIVSGIYRISEEDIPITLAVSLHSPDNISRSGIMPVNRKYPLEELLEACKAYMEKTGKRITFEYALMKGINDDMDSFRKTAKLLKGLNCHVNIIGYNSVDERDFKTSERAVQQKFKEFLESRGIAASIRRTLGEDIDAACGQLRNNLRTNI; translated from the coding sequence ATGTTTCCTGATGAAATAAAAAATAAAATAAAAGAAATTGGGCAGCCGGGATTTCGTAGCGATCAGATTTTCAATTGGGTTTCAAAGGGTGTTGATTCATTTGAAGAAATGGTAAATATGCCTAAATCCCTTAGAAATAGAATGGAAGATGTATTTAGTCTGACTCGCAATGAAATTATCGCCAAGCAGGTTTCGTCCGACGGAACAGTGAAGTATGCAATGAAGCTGGTAGATGGTAGAATAATTGAATCTGTACTTATGAAATATCATCATGGATACAGCATATGCATCTCCACCCAGGTGGGTTGTCGAATGAATTGCAGCTTTTGCGCATCGACGATAGGAGGGCTGGAACGCAATCTGACAGCGGGAGAAATGCTGGGGCAGGTACTTTCGGCTCAACACGACCAGGGGATTCGGGTATCGAATATAGTTTTAATGGGAAGCGGTGAGCCTTTTGACAACTATGATAATGTTATTCGATTCATTCGACTAGCACATGAAGAAAAGGGCTTGGGTATAAGCTATAGAAGCATAACCGTTTCGACAAGCGGCATAGTTTCTGGGATTTACAGGATTTCGGAAGAAGATATCCCAATAACCTTGGCGGTTTCGCTTCATTCTCCTGACAATATTTCAAGAAGCGGCATAATGCCTGTCAATAGGAAATATCCGCTTGAAGAACTGCTTGAAGCATGCAAAGCATATATGGAAAAAACAGGGAAAAGAATAACCTTCGAGTATGCGCTGATGAAAGGCATTAACGACGATATGGACAGTTTTAGAAAAACCGCAAAACTTCTCAAGGGGCTTAATTGCCATGTAAATATAATTGGATACAACAGTGTGGATGAAAGAGACTTCAAAACATCGGAAAGAGCCGTGCAGCAAAAATTCAAAGAATTTCTTGAGAGCAGAGGAATAGCCGCAAGCATTAGGAGAACACTTGGAGAGGATATTGATGCCGCGTGCGGACAATTGCGAAATAACCTTAGGACGAACATTTAG
- a CDS encoding twitching motility protein PilT — protein sequence MISIIASEKGTGKTKKIIDMVNVDIEKLEGNVVYIDDDNRHMYDLKHDVRFVNLEEFPVKTTDEFIGFIYGIIANNYDIEKIYIDGLYNIMGSENDNVINFIDRIEWLSEKQSIDCVMTLSCNPELLPEKIKKHLI from the coding sequence ATGATAAGTATAATTGCATCCGAAAAGGGAACTGGCAAAACGAAGAAAATAATTGACATGGTAAATGTGGATATTGAAAAGCTTGAAGGGAATGTAGTATATATAGATGACGACAATAGACATATGTATGATTTGAAACACGATGTGCGTTTTGTCAACCTTGAGGAATTTCCCGTTAAAACGACGGATGAATTCATAGGTTTCATTTATGGAATAATTGCCAACAACTACGATATTGAAAAAATTTACATTGACGGTTTGTATAACATAATGGGTAGTGAAAACGATAATGTAATTAATTTTATAGATAGGATTGAATGGCTTTCTGAAAAACAATCCATTGATTGTGTAATGACACTTAGTTGCAATCCGGAACTTCTTCCTGAGAAAATAAAGAAACATTTAATTTGA
- a CDS encoding universal stress protein, protein MRTHNIMVCVTQQKSCKRLIEAGAAMAKDEDDNLYVIHVVKEGWKYFGKLKEADAIEYLFEVSKGNGADLTIVKADDIVKTLEKFAREKDIDIMVMGKSREKMAEQDMIKRLKGKGLKEIELKIVT, encoded by the coding sequence ATGAGAACTCACAACATTATGGTTTGTGTGACGCAGCAAAAGTCATGCAAAAGGCTCATTGAAGCAGGGGCGGCCATGGCAAAGGATGAAGACGACAACCTTTATGTCATTCATGTAGTGAAGGAGGGATGGAAATATTTTGGAAAATTAAAAGAAGCCGATGCCATCGAATATTTATTTGAAGTAAGCAAGGGAAATGGCGCTGACTTGACGATTGTAAAGGCTGACGATATTGTCAAAACACTGGAGAAATTCGCCCGCGAAAAAGATATAGACATAATGGTTATGGGGAAATCAAGAGAAAAAATGGCCGAACAAGATATGATTAAGAGGCTTAAGGGAAAGGGATTGAAAGAAATAGAATTGAAAATTGTTACATAA